The Platichthys flesus chromosome 8, fPlaFle2.1, whole genome shotgun sequence genome has a window encoding:
- the ganabb gene encoding neutral alpha-glucosidase AB isoform X3 encodes MASFTERMACVFVLWLAVCLSGTWAVDKGNFKTCDQSSFCKRQRALKPGESPYRALLETMELTNTRLTLQLINDNNKVRLLLELYRLQGNITRVKINELKPLKPRYEVPDVLIREPPTEPLSLLSQDENGVVLSLGSDSQRVIVSAQPFRLDIMEGHEVLMSLNSRGLLAFEHLRMRKDTQAEPEAEKKEEADAANQAETAKEEKEAEEEKVEDGMWEETFKSHSDGKPNGPSAVSLDFSLPGVEHVYGIPEHADTLRLKTTDNGDPYRLYNLDVFQYELYNPMALYGAVPVMLAHNAQRTTGIFWLNAAETWVDISSNTAGKTVFGKMLDYVQGSSETPQTDVRWISESGIIDVFIMLGPTPKDVFSQYASLTGTQSFPPLTSLGYHQCRWNYNDQEDVQAVDAGFDEHDIPYDFIWLDIEHTDGKRYFTWDPHKFATPKEMLQGIMDKKRKMVAIVDPHIKVDSNYKIHNEIRSRSFYIKNKDGGDYEGWCWPGSAGYPDFTRADMRAWWASMFAYDQYEGSMENLYVWNDMNEPSVFNGPEVTMHKDAMHGEWEHRDVHNIYGFYVQMATAEGLIQRSGGVERPFVLTRAFFAGSQRYGAVWTGDNAAEWEHLKISIPMCLSLGLVGISFCGADVGGFFKTPSPELLVRWYQTGAYQPFFRAHAHLDTPRREPWLFGPENTALIRDAVRQRYTLLPYWYLQFYHAHHSGEPVMRPLWVEYPQDPATFALDDEFLIGRDLLVQPVTEEGARGVTAYLPGKDEVWFDVNTFQKHNGAQNLYIPVTMSSIPVFQRGGSIIARKLRVRRSSSCMEHDPYTLHVALNPQRTAEGELYIDDGHTFNYEKKEFIHRKLSFVNNILSSVDLAPDAHFTTLSWIERVIVLGASKPSKVTLKTADGQESQIEFEFDASMSVLTLRKPGMNLGAAWTVALQ; translated from the exons ATGGCCTCCTTCACTGAGAG GATGGCGTGTGTCTTCGTGCTGTGGCTGGCTGTGTGCCTCAGTGGGACGTGGGCTGTGGACAAGGGCAACTTCAAGACCTGTGACCAGAGTTCCTTCTGCAA GCGTCAGCGGGCGTTGAAGCCTGGTGAGTCTCCATACCGAGCCCTGCTGGAGACCATGGAGCTGACCAACACCAGGCTCACTCTGCAGCTCATCAATGACAACAACAAG GTGCGTCTGTTGCTCGAGCTCTACCGTCTCCAGGGAAACATAACGAGGGTGAAGATTAACGAGCTGAAGCCGCTGAAGCCTCGCTACGAGGTCCCAGACGTGCTCATCAGGGAACCTCCCACGGAGCC cctgtCTCTCTTGTCTCAGGACGAGAACGGGGTGGTGCTGTCTCTGGGGTCGGATTCTCAGAGGGTCATCGTTAGCGCCCAGCCCTTTCGACTGGACATCATGGAGGGACATGAAGTGCTGATGTCGCTGAACTCACGCGGCCTGTTGGCGTTCGAGCACCTGAGGATGCGCAAGGACAC TCAAGCAGAGCCAGAGgctgagaagaaagaagaggctGATGCGGCTAACCAGGCCGAG AccgcaaaagaagaaaaagaagctgaagaagagaaAGTAGAAGATGGGATGTGGGAGGAAACCTTCAAGTCGCACTCGGACGGCAAACCTAATG GTCCATCGGCTGTTAGCTTAGACTTCTCATTGCCGGGGGTGGAGCATGTCTACGGCATCCCAGAACACGCTGACACCCTCAGGCTCAAAACAACAGA taATGGAGATCCATATCGGCTCTACAACCTGGATGTGTTTCAGTATGAGCTGTATAATCCTATGGCCCTTTACGGGGCCGTCCCTGTTATGTTGGCTCATAATGCCCAGCGGACCACAGGCATCTTCTGgctcaatgctgctgaaacctGGGTGGACATCAGCTCCAACACAGCTGGAAAG ACTGTGTTTGGGAAAATGCTTGATTATGTTCAGGGCTCCAGTGAGACACCACAGACAGATGTGCGTTGGATCTCTGAAAGCGGCATCATTGACGTCTTCATTATGCTTGGACCAACACCCAAGGATGTTTTCTCTCAGTATGCCTCCCTGACAG GAACCCAGTCCTTCCCTCCCTTGACTTCCCTGGGCTACCACCAGTGCCGCTGGAACTACAATGACCAGGAAGATGTGCAGGCGGTAGATGCAGGCTTTGATGAGCACGACATCCCCTATGACTTCATCTGGCTTGATATTGAGCACACAGACGGGAAGCGCTACTTCACCTGGGATCCACACAAGTTTGCGACTCCAAAGGAAATGCTGCAGGGCATCATGGACAAGAAACGCAAG ATGGTGGCCATTGTGGACCCTCATATCAAAGTAGACAGCAACTACAAGATCCATAATGAAATACGTTCTCGGAGTTTCTACATCAAGAATAAAGATGGTGGAGACTATGAGGGCTGGTGCTGGCCTG GTAGCGCCGGTTATCCGGATTTCACCCGTGCAGACATGAGGGCCTGGTGGGCCAGCATGTTCGCCTACGACCAGTATGAG GGTTCCATGGAGAACCTGTACGTGTGGAATGACATGAATGAACCGTCTGTCTTCAACGGGCCAGAGGTCACCATGCACAAGGATGCAATGCACGGAGAGTGGGAGCACCGGGACGTGCACAACATCTATGGCTTCTATGTG CAAATGGCCACAGCTGAGGGTCTGATCCAGAGGTCGGGAGGAGTTGAGCGACCGTTTGTCCTGACCAGAGCTTTCTTTGCTGGGTCCCAGCGTTATG GTGCCGTGTGGACAGGAGATAATGCTGCTGAGTGGGAGCATCTCAAGATCTCTATCCCCATGTGTCTGAGTCTGGGCCTGGTTGGAATCTCTTTCTGTGGTG ctgaCGTTGGTGGTTTCTTCAAGACACCGAGTCCCGAGCTGCTAGTGCGTTGGTACCAGACGGGGGCGTATCAGCCGTTCTTCCGGGCCCATGCCCACCTGGACACTCCTCGCCGTGAGCCCTGGCTGTTTGGTCCAGAGAACACAGCGCTAATTCGGGATGCAGTGCGCCAGCGCTACACCCTCTTGCCTTACTGGTACCTGCAATTCTACCACGCACACCACAGCGGAGAACCTGTCATGAG ACCTCTGTGGGTGGAGTATCCTCAGGATCCCGCTACCTTCGCTCTGGATGATGAGTTCCTGATCG GGAGAGACTTGTTAGTGCAGCCTGTTACTGAGGAGGGAGCCAGGGGAGTTACCGCCTACCTGCCTGGTAAAGACGAG GTCTGGTTTGATGTCAACACCTTCCAGAAGCACAATGGAGCCCAGAACCTTTACATTCCTGTCACCATGAGTTCT atCCCTGTTTTCCAGCGTGGTGGCTCCATTATTGCCAGGAAGCTTAGAGTTCGCAGGTCCTCCTCCTGCATGGAGCATGATCCGTACACTCTACATGTGGCTCTTAACCCCCAG AGAACTGCAGAGGGGGAGCTCTACATAGACGACGGCCACACATTCAACTATGAAAAGAAGGAGTTCATCCACAGGAAGCTCTCCTTCGTCAACAACATTCTCTCTTCTGT TGATCTGGCTCCAGATGCCCATTTTACTACCCTCTCCTGGATTGAACGTGTTATCGTACTGGGAGCCAGTAAGCCCAGCAAGGTTACCCTGAAAACTGCTG ATGGTCAAGAGAGCCAGATTGAGTTTGAGTTTGACGCGTCCATGTCTGTGTTGACGCTCCGCAAGCCCGGCATGAACTTGGGGGCAGCCTGGACCGTGGCGCTTCAGTAA
- the ganabb gene encoding neutral alpha-glucosidase AB isoform X1 — MASFTERMACVFVLWLAVCLSGTWAVDKGNFKTCDQSSFCKRQRALKPGESPYRALLETMELTNTRLTLQLINDNNKVRLLLELYRLQGNITRVKINELKPLKPRYEVPDVLIREPPTEPLSLLSQDENGVVLSLGSDSQRVIVSAQPFRLDIMEGHEVLMSLNSRGLLAFEHLRMRKDTFSYKVTSTVASVWDNIKRVFTSQAEPEAEKKEEADAANQAETAKEEKEAEEEKVEDGMWEETFKSHSDGKPNGPSAVSLDFSLPGVEHVYGIPEHADTLRLKTTDNGDPYRLYNLDVFQYELYNPMALYGAVPVMLAHNAQRTTGIFWLNAAETWVDISSNTAGKTVFGKMLDYVQGSSETPQTDVRWISESGIIDVFIMLGPTPKDVFSQYASLTGTQSFPPLTSLGYHQCRWNYNDQEDVQAVDAGFDEHDIPYDFIWLDIEHTDGKRYFTWDPHKFATPKEMLQGIMDKKRKMVAIVDPHIKVDSNYKIHNEIRSRSFYIKNKDGGDYEGWCWPGSAGYPDFTRADMRAWWASMFAYDQYEGSMENLYVWNDMNEPSVFNGPEVTMHKDAMHGEWEHRDVHNIYGFYVQMATAEGLIQRSGGVERPFVLTRAFFAGSQRYGAVWTGDNAAEWEHLKISIPMCLSLGLVGISFCGADVGGFFKTPSPELLVRWYQTGAYQPFFRAHAHLDTPRREPWLFGPENTALIRDAVRQRYTLLPYWYLQFYHAHHSGEPVMRPLWVEYPQDPATFALDDEFLIGRDLLVQPVTEEGARGVTAYLPGKDEVWFDVNTFQKHNGAQNLYIPVTMSSIPVFQRGGSIIARKLRVRRSSSCMEHDPYTLHVALNPQRTAEGELYIDDGHTFNYEKKEFIHRKLSFVNNILSSVDLAPDAHFTTLSWIERVIVLGASKPSKVTLKTADGQESQIEFEFDASMSVLTLRKPGMNLGAAWTVALQ, encoded by the exons ATGGCCTCCTTCACTGAGAG GATGGCGTGTGTCTTCGTGCTGTGGCTGGCTGTGTGCCTCAGTGGGACGTGGGCTGTGGACAAGGGCAACTTCAAGACCTGTGACCAGAGTTCCTTCTGCAA GCGTCAGCGGGCGTTGAAGCCTGGTGAGTCTCCATACCGAGCCCTGCTGGAGACCATGGAGCTGACCAACACCAGGCTCACTCTGCAGCTCATCAATGACAACAACAAG GTGCGTCTGTTGCTCGAGCTCTACCGTCTCCAGGGAAACATAACGAGGGTGAAGATTAACGAGCTGAAGCCGCTGAAGCCTCGCTACGAGGTCCCAGACGTGCTCATCAGGGAACCTCCCACGGAGCC cctgtCTCTCTTGTCTCAGGACGAGAACGGGGTGGTGCTGTCTCTGGGGTCGGATTCTCAGAGGGTCATCGTTAGCGCCCAGCCCTTTCGACTGGACATCATGGAGGGACATGAAGTGCTGATGTCGCTGAACTCACGCGGCCTGTTGGCGTTCGAGCACCTGAGGATGCGCAAGGACAC TTTCTCCTATAAAGTAACTAGCACAGTGGCTAGCGTGTGGGATAATATCAAGAGGGTATTCACTAG TCAAGCAGAGCCAGAGgctgagaagaaagaagaggctGATGCGGCTAACCAGGCCGAG AccgcaaaagaagaaaaagaagctgaagaagagaaAGTAGAAGATGGGATGTGGGAGGAAACCTTCAAGTCGCACTCGGACGGCAAACCTAATG GTCCATCGGCTGTTAGCTTAGACTTCTCATTGCCGGGGGTGGAGCATGTCTACGGCATCCCAGAACACGCTGACACCCTCAGGCTCAAAACAACAGA taATGGAGATCCATATCGGCTCTACAACCTGGATGTGTTTCAGTATGAGCTGTATAATCCTATGGCCCTTTACGGGGCCGTCCCTGTTATGTTGGCTCATAATGCCCAGCGGACCACAGGCATCTTCTGgctcaatgctgctgaaacctGGGTGGACATCAGCTCCAACACAGCTGGAAAG ACTGTGTTTGGGAAAATGCTTGATTATGTTCAGGGCTCCAGTGAGACACCACAGACAGATGTGCGTTGGATCTCTGAAAGCGGCATCATTGACGTCTTCATTATGCTTGGACCAACACCCAAGGATGTTTTCTCTCAGTATGCCTCCCTGACAG GAACCCAGTCCTTCCCTCCCTTGACTTCCCTGGGCTACCACCAGTGCCGCTGGAACTACAATGACCAGGAAGATGTGCAGGCGGTAGATGCAGGCTTTGATGAGCACGACATCCCCTATGACTTCATCTGGCTTGATATTGAGCACACAGACGGGAAGCGCTACTTCACCTGGGATCCACACAAGTTTGCGACTCCAAAGGAAATGCTGCAGGGCATCATGGACAAGAAACGCAAG ATGGTGGCCATTGTGGACCCTCATATCAAAGTAGACAGCAACTACAAGATCCATAATGAAATACGTTCTCGGAGTTTCTACATCAAGAATAAAGATGGTGGAGACTATGAGGGCTGGTGCTGGCCTG GTAGCGCCGGTTATCCGGATTTCACCCGTGCAGACATGAGGGCCTGGTGGGCCAGCATGTTCGCCTACGACCAGTATGAG GGTTCCATGGAGAACCTGTACGTGTGGAATGACATGAATGAACCGTCTGTCTTCAACGGGCCAGAGGTCACCATGCACAAGGATGCAATGCACGGAGAGTGGGAGCACCGGGACGTGCACAACATCTATGGCTTCTATGTG CAAATGGCCACAGCTGAGGGTCTGATCCAGAGGTCGGGAGGAGTTGAGCGACCGTTTGTCCTGACCAGAGCTTTCTTTGCTGGGTCCCAGCGTTATG GTGCCGTGTGGACAGGAGATAATGCTGCTGAGTGGGAGCATCTCAAGATCTCTATCCCCATGTGTCTGAGTCTGGGCCTGGTTGGAATCTCTTTCTGTGGTG ctgaCGTTGGTGGTTTCTTCAAGACACCGAGTCCCGAGCTGCTAGTGCGTTGGTACCAGACGGGGGCGTATCAGCCGTTCTTCCGGGCCCATGCCCACCTGGACACTCCTCGCCGTGAGCCCTGGCTGTTTGGTCCAGAGAACACAGCGCTAATTCGGGATGCAGTGCGCCAGCGCTACACCCTCTTGCCTTACTGGTACCTGCAATTCTACCACGCACACCACAGCGGAGAACCTGTCATGAG ACCTCTGTGGGTGGAGTATCCTCAGGATCCCGCTACCTTCGCTCTGGATGATGAGTTCCTGATCG GGAGAGACTTGTTAGTGCAGCCTGTTACTGAGGAGGGAGCCAGGGGAGTTACCGCCTACCTGCCTGGTAAAGACGAG GTCTGGTTTGATGTCAACACCTTCCAGAAGCACAATGGAGCCCAGAACCTTTACATTCCTGTCACCATGAGTTCT atCCCTGTTTTCCAGCGTGGTGGCTCCATTATTGCCAGGAAGCTTAGAGTTCGCAGGTCCTCCTCCTGCATGGAGCATGATCCGTACACTCTACATGTGGCTCTTAACCCCCAG AGAACTGCAGAGGGGGAGCTCTACATAGACGACGGCCACACATTCAACTATGAAAAGAAGGAGTTCATCCACAGGAAGCTCTCCTTCGTCAACAACATTCTCTCTTCTGT TGATCTGGCTCCAGATGCCCATTTTACTACCCTCTCCTGGATTGAACGTGTTATCGTACTGGGAGCCAGTAAGCCCAGCAAGGTTACCCTGAAAACTGCTG ATGGTCAAGAGAGCCAGATTGAGTTTGAGTTTGACGCGTCCATGTCTGTGTTGACGCTCCGCAAGCCCGGCATGAACTTGGGGGCAGCCTGGACCGTGGCGCTTCAGTAA
- the ganabb gene encoding neutral alpha-glucosidase AB isoform X2, with product MLRVHTRMACVFVLWLAVCLSGTWAVDKGNFKTCDQSSFCKRQRALKPGESPYRALLETMELTNTRLTLQLINDNNKVRLLLELYRLQGNITRVKINELKPLKPRYEVPDVLIREPPTEPLSLLSQDENGVVLSLGSDSQRVIVSAQPFRLDIMEGHEVLMSLNSRGLLAFEHLRMRKDTFSYKVTSTVASVWDNIKRVFTSQAEPEAEKKEEADAANQAETAKEEKEAEEEKVEDGMWEETFKSHSDGKPNGPSAVSLDFSLPGVEHVYGIPEHADTLRLKTTDNGDPYRLYNLDVFQYELYNPMALYGAVPVMLAHNAQRTTGIFWLNAAETWVDISSNTAGKTVFGKMLDYVQGSSETPQTDVRWISESGIIDVFIMLGPTPKDVFSQYASLTGTQSFPPLTSLGYHQCRWNYNDQEDVQAVDAGFDEHDIPYDFIWLDIEHTDGKRYFTWDPHKFATPKEMLQGIMDKKRKMVAIVDPHIKVDSNYKIHNEIRSRSFYIKNKDGGDYEGWCWPGSAGYPDFTRADMRAWWASMFAYDQYEGSMENLYVWNDMNEPSVFNGPEVTMHKDAMHGEWEHRDVHNIYGFYVQMATAEGLIQRSGGVERPFVLTRAFFAGSQRYGAVWTGDNAAEWEHLKISIPMCLSLGLVGISFCGADVGGFFKTPSPELLVRWYQTGAYQPFFRAHAHLDTPRREPWLFGPENTALIRDAVRQRYTLLPYWYLQFYHAHHSGEPVMRPLWVEYPQDPATFALDDEFLIGRDLLVQPVTEEGARGVTAYLPGKDEVWFDVNTFQKHNGAQNLYIPVTMSSIPVFQRGGSIIARKLRVRRSSSCMEHDPYTLHVALNPQRTAEGELYIDDGHTFNYEKKEFIHRKLSFVNNILSSVDLAPDAHFTTLSWIERVIVLGASKPSKVTLKTADGQESQIEFEFDASMSVLTLRKPGMNLGAAWTVALQ from the exons ATGCTCCGGGTTCACACTCG GATGGCGTGTGTCTTCGTGCTGTGGCTGGCTGTGTGCCTCAGTGGGACGTGGGCTGTGGACAAGGGCAACTTCAAGACCTGTGACCAGAGTTCCTTCTGCAA GCGTCAGCGGGCGTTGAAGCCTGGTGAGTCTCCATACCGAGCCCTGCTGGAGACCATGGAGCTGACCAACACCAGGCTCACTCTGCAGCTCATCAATGACAACAACAAG GTGCGTCTGTTGCTCGAGCTCTACCGTCTCCAGGGAAACATAACGAGGGTGAAGATTAACGAGCTGAAGCCGCTGAAGCCTCGCTACGAGGTCCCAGACGTGCTCATCAGGGAACCTCCCACGGAGCC cctgtCTCTCTTGTCTCAGGACGAGAACGGGGTGGTGCTGTCTCTGGGGTCGGATTCTCAGAGGGTCATCGTTAGCGCCCAGCCCTTTCGACTGGACATCATGGAGGGACATGAAGTGCTGATGTCGCTGAACTCACGCGGCCTGTTGGCGTTCGAGCACCTGAGGATGCGCAAGGACAC TTTCTCCTATAAAGTAACTAGCACAGTGGCTAGCGTGTGGGATAATATCAAGAGGGTATTCACTAG TCAAGCAGAGCCAGAGgctgagaagaaagaagaggctGATGCGGCTAACCAGGCCGAG AccgcaaaagaagaaaaagaagctgaagaagagaaAGTAGAAGATGGGATGTGGGAGGAAACCTTCAAGTCGCACTCGGACGGCAAACCTAATG GTCCATCGGCTGTTAGCTTAGACTTCTCATTGCCGGGGGTGGAGCATGTCTACGGCATCCCAGAACACGCTGACACCCTCAGGCTCAAAACAACAGA taATGGAGATCCATATCGGCTCTACAACCTGGATGTGTTTCAGTATGAGCTGTATAATCCTATGGCCCTTTACGGGGCCGTCCCTGTTATGTTGGCTCATAATGCCCAGCGGACCACAGGCATCTTCTGgctcaatgctgctgaaacctGGGTGGACATCAGCTCCAACACAGCTGGAAAG ACTGTGTTTGGGAAAATGCTTGATTATGTTCAGGGCTCCAGTGAGACACCACAGACAGATGTGCGTTGGATCTCTGAAAGCGGCATCATTGACGTCTTCATTATGCTTGGACCAACACCCAAGGATGTTTTCTCTCAGTATGCCTCCCTGACAG GAACCCAGTCCTTCCCTCCCTTGACTTCCCTGGGCTACCACCAGTGCCGCTGGAACTACAATGACCAGGAAGATGTGCAGGCGGTAGATGCAGGCTTTGATGAGCACGACATCCCCTATGACTTCATCTGGCTTGATATTGAGCACACAGACGGGAAGCGCTACTTCACCTGGGATCCACACAAGTTTGCGACTCCAAAGGAAATGCTGCAGGGCATCATGGACAAGAAACGCAAG ATGGTGGCCATTGTGGACCCTCATATCAAAGTAGACAGCAACTACAAGATCCATAATGAAATACGTTCTCGGAGTTTCTACATCAAGAATAAAGATGGTGGAGACTATGAGGGCTGGTGCTGGCCTG GTAGCGCCGGTTATCCGGATTTCACCCGTGCAGACATGAGGGCCTGGTGGGCCAGCATGTTCGCCTACGACCAGTATGAG GGTTCCATGGAGAACCTGTACGTGTGGAATGACATGAATGAACCGTCTGTCTTCAACGGGCCAGAGGTCACCATGCACAAGGATGCAATGCACGGAGAGTGGGAGCACCGGGACGTGCACAACATCTATGGCTTCTATGTG CAAATGGCCACAGCTGAGGGTCTGATCCAGAGGTCGGGAGGAGTTGAGCGACCGTTTGTCCTGACCAGAGCTTTCTTTGCTGGGTCCCAGCGTTATG GTGCCGTGTGGACAGGAGATAATGCTGCTGAGTGGGAGCATCTCAAGATCTCTATCCCCATGTGTCTGAGTCTGGGCCTGGTTGGAATCTCTTTCTGTGGTG ctgaCGTTGGTGGTTTCTTCAAGACACCGAGTCCCGAGCTGCTAGTGCGTTGGTACCAGACGGGGGCGTATCAGCCGTTCTTCCGGGCCCATGCCCACCTGGACACTCCTCGCCGTGAGCCCTGGCTGTTTGGTCCAGAGAACACAGCGCTAATTCGGGATGCAGTGCGCCAGCGCTACACCCTCTTGCCTTACTGGTACCTGCAATTCTACCACGCACACCACAGCGGAGAACCTGTCATGAG ACCTCTGTGGGTGGAGTATCCTCAGGATCCCGCTACCTTCGCTCTGGATGATGAGTTCCTGATCG GGAGAGACTTGTTAGTGCAGCCTGTTACTGAGGAGGGAGCCAGGGGAGTTACCGCCTACCTGCCTGGTAAAGACGAG GTCTGGTTTGATGTCAACACCTTCCAGAAGCACAATGGAGCCCAGAACCTTTACATTCCTGTCACCATGAGTTCT atCCCTGTTTTCCAGCGTGGTGGCTCCATTATTGCCAGGAAGCTTAGAGTTCGCAGGTCCTCCTCCTGCATGGAGCATGATCCGTACACTCTACATGTGGCTCTTAACCCCCAG AGAACTGCAGAGGGGGAGCTCTACATAGACGACGGCCACACATTCAACTATGAAAAGAAGGAGTTCATCCACAGGAAGCTCTCCTTCGTCAACAACATTCTCTCTTCTGT TGATCTGGCTCCAGATGCCCATTTTACTACCCTCTCCTGGATTGAACGTGTTATCGTACTGGGAGCCAGTAAGCCCAGCAAGGTTACCCTGAAAACTGCTG ATGGTCAAGAGAGCCAGATTGAGTTTGAGTTTGACGCGTCCATGTCTGTGTTGACGCTCCGCAAGCCCGGCATGAACTTGGGGGCAGCCTGGACCGTGGCGCTTCAGTAA